The following coding sequences are from one Azospirillum sp. TSH100 window:
- a CDS encoding rhodanese-like domain-containing protein, which yields MTKAAPLATRKPADIRRAWIERDEVALLDAREEGPYSLAHPLFAVSIPFSRVELLAYDLLPRRDVPITVYDDGEGYAEPAARRLQALGYGDVTLLEGGLAGWIGAGFEVYRDVNVPSKAFGEWVEHHRHTPSLPAAEVKALIDAKADLVILDARRFEEYRTMSIPGGISVPGAELVKRVHDIAPNPDTLVVVNCAGRTRSIIGTQSLVNAGIPNRVAALRNGTIGWTLAGLTLDSGRDGRFPKVSAEGDAAGRRAARAVADRAGVGRVDAKTLDRFRGDERRTLHLFDVRTPEEYEAGHLPGFRHAAGGQLVQATDEYVAVRGARIVLADDPVAGGGPRADMTASWLSQLGWDVHVLEGDVSALGSESGPDRRVLPPEPDVGAETIAPRDLLALLETGEAAVIDITRSPRYRAGHIPGAHFSTRARLAETIARLPKGVRPVLTCGDGTLTRYAVADFPAGQRPLLLTGGTKGWVAAGLPLSTDLDRLGGEPDDVYKRPYEGTDNSAAAMQGYIDWELELVDQLKRDGAHNFHVI from the coding sequence ATGACGAAAGCCGCACCGCTCGCCACCCGCAAGCCCGCCGACATCCGCCGCGCCTGGATCGAGCGTGACGAGGTCGCCCTGCTCGACGCGCGGGAGGAAGGCCCCTATTCGCTGGCGCATCCCCTGTTCGCCGTCTCCATCCCGTTCAGCCGGGTCGAACTGCTGGCCTACGACCTGCTGCCGCGGCGCGACGTGCCGATCACCGTCTATGACGACGGCGAGGGCTATGCGGAGCCGGCCGCCCGCCGGCTCCAGGCGCTGGGCTACGGCGACGTGACGCTGCTGGAGGGCGGGCTGGCGGGCTGGATCGGCGCCGGGTTCGAGGTCTACCGGGATGTGAACGTGCCCAGCAAGGCGTTCGGCGAGTGGGTCGAGCACCATCGCCACACCCCGTCGCTGCCGGCGGCGGAGGTCAAGGCGCTGATCGACGCCAAGGCCGATCTGGTCATCCTCGACGCCCGCCGGTTCGAGGAATACCGCACCATGTCGATCCCCGGCGGCATCAGCGTGCCGGGCGCCGAACTGGTCAAGCGCGTCCACGACATCGCCCCCAACCCGGACACGCTGGTGGTTGTCAATTGCGCCGGCCGCACGCGGTCGATCATCGGCACGCAGTCGCTGGTCAATGCCGGAATTCCCAACCGGGTGGCAGCCCTGCGCAACGGCACCATCGGTTGGACGCTGGCCGGGCTGACGCTGGACAGCGGCCGTGACGGACGCTTCCCCAAGGTCTCGGCCGAAGGCGATGCCGCCGGCCGCCGGGCGGCGCGCGCGGTGGCCGATCGCGCCGGCGTCGGCAGGGTCGACGCCAAGACGTTGGACCGCTTCCGCGGCGACGAGCGCCGCACGCTCCACCTGTTCGACGTGCGCACGCCGGAGGAGTATGAGGCCGGCCATCTGCCGGGCTTCCGCCATGCGGCCGGCGGACAGCTGGTGCAGGCGACCGACGAGTATGTGGCGGTGCGCGGCGCCCGCATCGTCCTGGCCGACGATCCCGTCGCCGGCGGCGGACCGCGTGCCGACATGACCGCCTCCTGGCTGTCGCAGCTCGGCTGGGACGTGCATGTGCTGGAGGGCGACGTCTCGGCCCTGGGCAGCGAGAGCGGCCCCGACCGCCGCGTCCTGCCGCCAGAACCGGATGTGGGGGCCGAGACCATCGCCCCGCGCGACCTGCTGGCCCTGCTTGAGACTGGCGAGGCGGCGGTGATCGACATCACCCGCAGCCCGCGCTACCGCGCCGGCCACATACCGGGCGCGCATTTCTCCACCCGCGCCCGGCTGGCCGAGACCATCGCCCGGCTGCCCAAGGGTGTCCGGCCGGTGCTGACCTGCGGCGACGGCACGCTGACCCGCTACGCCGTCGCCGACTTTCCCGCCGGTCAACGCCCGCTGCTGCTGACGGGCGGCACCAAGGGGTGGGTCGCTGCCGGACTGCCGCTCAGCACGGACCTCGACCGGCTGGGGGGTGAACCGGACGACGTCTACAAGCGCCCCTACGAGGGCACCGACAACAGCGCCGCCGCCATGCAGGGCTACATCGACTGGGAACTGGAACTGGTCGATCAGCTGAAGCGCGACGGCGCGCACAATTTCCACGTCATCTGA
- a CDS encoding cysteine dioxygenase → MPDSSTPAKATPNLQRLRGFIADFTRLVELHGADEPTILDAGHVLLAGLIAVDDWLPDACAQPDPVHYRQYLLHCDPYERFSVVSFVWGPGQRTPIHDHTVWGLVGVLRGAERSQRYDLQPQGGPPVAFPPGILAAGSVEAVSPRIGDVHAISNALADRPSISIHVYGGNIGAIRRSVFDPLTGQRKPFISGYANSTLPNLWDRSQPVPHAA, encoded by the coding sequence ATGCCCGACAGCAGCACGCCCGCCAAAGCCACCCCCAACTTGCAGCGCCTGCGCGGCTTCATCGCCGATTTCACCCGGCTGGTGGAACTGCACGGCGCCGACGAGCCCACCATTCTGGACGCCGGCCACGTCCTGCTGGCCGGCCTGATCGCCGTCGACGACTGGCTGCCCGACGCCTGTGCCCAGCCCGACCCGGTGCATTACCGCCAGTATCTTCTGCATTGCGACCCGTATGAGCGCTTCTCCGTCGTCAGCTTCGTCTGGGGGCCGGGGCAGCGGACGCCGATCCACGACCACACCGTTTGGGGCCTGGTCGGCGTTCTGCGCGGGGCCGAACGCTCGCAACGCTACGACCTCCAGCCGCAGGGTGGCCCGCCCGTGGCCTTTCCGCCCGGGATCCTGGCGGCCGGGTCGGTGGAGGCGGTGTCGCCCCGCATCGGCGACGTCCATGCGATCTCCAACGCGCTGGCTGACCGGCCGTCCATCAGCATCCATGTCTATGGCGGCAACATCGGCGCCATCCGGCGGTCGGTGTTCGACCCGCTGACCGGCCAGCGCAAACCCTTCATCTCCGGTTACGCCAACAGCACTCTGCCCAACCTGTGGGACCGCTCGCAGCCCGTTCCCCATGCCGCCTGA
- a CDS encoding ABC transporter ATP-binding protein — translation MVALENTDTQAGVAGMTIDVQTVSHSFELHGAPLPVLDGVELRVEPGELVALLGPSGCGKSTLLRLVAGLEPPSDGRILADGHPITGPDPSRVVVFQDPTLYPWRTVRDNVALGLEARGLLRSQGHRVDKALALVGLAGFEKAYPHQLSGGMAQRAALARALVNDPRLLILDEPLGKLDSLTRLAMQSELVDLWRSTGFTGLLVTHDIEEALFMATRVIVFSGRPARIKADLSVDRPYPRHRGDPVLTGLRHRILELLGLAETW, via the coding sequence ATGGTAGCGCTGGAAAACACCGACACCCAAGCCGGGGTGGCCGGCATGACCATCGACGTGCAGACGGTCAGCCACAGCTTCGAGCTGCATGGCGCGCCGCTGCCGGTGCTGGACGGGGTGGAGCTGCGGGTCGAGCCGGGCGAACTGGTCGCCCTGCTCGGGCCGAGCGGTTGCGGCAAATCCACCCTGCTGCGCCTCGTCGCCGGGCTGGAGCCGCCCAGCGATGGCCGCATCCTGGCCGATGGCCACCCGATCACCGGCCCCGATCCGTCGCGCGTCGTGGTGTTTCAGGACCCGACGCTCTACCCCTGGCGCACCGTGCGCGACAATGTCGCCCTTGGGCTGGAGGCGCGCGGCCTGCTGCGATCGCAAGGCCATCGGGTGGACAAGGCGCTGGCGCTCGTCGGGCTGGCCGGATTCGAGAAGGCCTATCCGCACCAGCTGTCCGGCGGCATGGCCCAGCGCGCGGCGCTGGCCCGCGCCCTGGTCAACGATCCGCGCCTGCTGATCCTCGACGAGCCGCTGGGCAAGCTGGACAGCCTTACCCGGCTGGCCATGCAGAGCGAACTGGTCGATCTGTGGCGCAGCACCGGCTTCACCGGCCTGCTGGTGACCCACGACATCGAAGAGGCGCTGTTCATGGCGACCCGAGTGATCGTGTTCAGCGGCCGCCCCGCCCGCATCAAGGCCGACCTGTCCGTCGACCGCCCCTATCCCCGTCATCGCGGCGACCCGGTTCTGACCGGGCTGCGCCACCGCATTCTCGAACTCCTCGGCCTTGCCGAGACCTGGTGA
- a CDS encoding ABC transporter permease encodes MSVNDTAAALPAANGGALPITGGLTSSPSPPLRFSAAALLWFAASGVTALWPDAADAQEWERTGEFASLLVVAAGLLVLAALLAATIRPAPRSRLDSASATLSASVPWLIALALGVTGWEILTAKLNLLPRPFFVPPQALLEVYLDDWPRLLDCFAASLRLLVTGYVVGSVLGVVTGVAIGWSRAVGYWVHPVLRLIGPLPATAWLPIAFFAFPTSWSASVFLIALASGVPVTVLTWSGVAGVNSAYYDIARTLGASPRFLVLKVAVPAAMPHVFVGLFMGLGASFAVLVVAEMLGVKSGVGWYLQWAQGWAAYGNMYAALLVMALLCSGLVTLLFRVRDRLLAWQKGMLKW; translated from the coding sequence ATGAGCGTGAACGACACGGCCGCCGCCCTGCCGGCGGCCAACGGCGGAGCCTTGCCGATTACCGGCGGCCTCACGTCCAGCCCCAGCCCCCCCCTGCGATTTTCCGCGGCCGCCCTGCTGTGGTTCGCCGCCTCCGGGGTGACGGCTCTCTGGCCCGATGCCGCCGATGCCCAGGAGTGGGAGCGGACCGGCGAGTTCGCGAGCCTGCTGGTGGTCGCGGCCGGGCTGCTGGTGCTTGCTGCCCTGCTGGCCGCAACAATCCGCCCGGCGCCGCGCAGCCGGCTGGACTCCGCCAGCGCGACCCTGTCGGCATCCGTTCCCTGGCTGATCGCCCTGGCGCTGGGCGTCACCGGCTGGGAAATCCTGACCGCCAAACTCAATCTTCTGCCGAGGCCCTTCTTCGTCCCGCCGCAGGCGCTGCTTGAGGTCTATCTCGACGACTGGCCGCGGCTGCTCGACTGTTTCGCCGCTTCGCTGAGGCTGCTGGTCACCGGTTATGTGGTCGGATCGGTGCTGGGCGTGGTGACCGGCGTCGCCATCGGCTGGTCGCGCGCGGTCGGCTACTGGGTCCATCCGGTTCTGCGGCTGATCGGCCCGCTGCCGGCCACCGCGTGGCTGCCCATCGCGTTCTTCGCCTTCCCAACCAGTTGGAGCGCCAGCGTCTTCCTGATCGCGCTCGCCAGCGGCGTGCCGGTGACGGTCCTGACATGGTCGGGCGTCGCCGGTGTCAACAGCGCCTATTACGACATCGCCCGCACGCTGGGTGCCTCCCCGCGCTTCCTCGTCTTGAAGGTCGCCGTCCCGGCGGCGATGCCGCATGTCTTCGTCGGCCTGTTCATGGGGCTTGGCGCCTCCTTCGCCGTCCTGGTGGTGGCGGAGATGTTGGGCGTGAAGTCCGGCGTCGGCTGGTACCTGCAATGGGCCCAGGGCTGGGCCGCCTACGGCAACATGTATGCGGCCCTGCTGGTGATGGCGCTGCTCTGCTCCGGTCTGGTGACGCTGCTGTTCCGCGTCCGCGACCGCCTGCTCGCCTGGCAGAAGGGAATGTTGAAATGGTAG
- a CDS encoding malonic semialdehyde reductase, with amino-acid sequence MPDTHLPVTEQLPDDIAQAAADRLFLNARTPQSWSDRAVPVETLHRLYELVRLAPTAFNGSPARFVFLTTPEAKERLRPALSRGNQSKLTAGVIAIVAYDRRFFEHLPLLSPHYDPSPLFVDEPSLAETTAFRNGSLQAGYLILAARLLGLDAGPMSGFDAEAVDAEFFADGRLRTNLLVALGHADGPPSRPRAPRLDLSKAVVIL; translated from the coding sequence ATGCCGGACACCCATCTTCCCGTCACCGAACAGCTGCCCGATGACATCGCCCAGGCGGCGGCTGACCGCCTGTTCCTCAACGCCCGCACGCCGCAATCCTGGTCCGACCGCGCGGTCCCGGTGGAGACGCTCCACCGCCTCTACGAACTGGTCCGGCTGGCGCCGACCGCCTTCAACGGCAGCCCGGCGCGCTTCGTCTTCCTGACCACGCCGGAGGCCAAGGAGCGGCTGCGTCCGGCCTTGAGCCGCGGCAACCAGTCCAAGCTGACAGCCGGCGTCATCGCCATCGTCGCCTACGACCGCCGCTTCTTCGAGCATCTGCCGCTGCTGAGCCCGCATTACGATCCCTCGCCGCTGTTCGTCGACGAGCCGTCCCTGGCCGAGACCACGGCGTTCCGCAACGGCAGCCTCCAGGCCGGCTACCTGATCCTGGCCGCCCGGCTGCTGGGACTGGATGCCGGGCCGATGTCCGGCTTCGATGCCGAAGCGGTCGATGCGGAGTTCTTCGCCGACGGCCGGCTGCGCACCAACCTGCTGGTCGCGCTGGGCCATGCCGACGGACCGCCATCACGTCCGCGCGCCCCGCGGCTGGACCTGTCGAAGGCGGTGGTGATCCTTTGA
- a CDS encoding phenylacetate--CoA ligase family protein, with the protein MAVQDHDAYWQPGLETQSRADWRQLQLDLLKDHLRHAYEGSPYYRAAFDAQGVSPGDLRTLDDLRRFPFLDKATIRDRQVAVPPFGDLVAVPEREIVYISASSGSTGVPTASPFTAKDFEEWIDYEARQFWSSGLRPTDRYAHALNFSLFVGGPCVLGAQKLGALSIHAGTLPSERLLAVLNQFRATALWTTPSYAWHLGETAQREGIDPARDLAVRRLFVAGEPGGSIPETRERIEALWGAEVYDYYGLSDIFGSCAGMCVEKDGLHWAEDHILVEVLDPETLEPVAEGGRGELVLTTLRKRARPIIRFRTGDIVSVTTQPCRCGRTSLRLKGVHGRLDDMLIVKGVNLFPGDVEAVVRQDPALTGEYRLVLERIERLDRLTVEAEHTQGFNGDLEELRGRLRRQLKAATGVGAEVALLAPGTLPRAVHKAKRIDDRRQHVWS; encoded by the coding sequence GTGGCGGTTCAGGATCATGACGCATACTGGCAGCCCGGCCTGGAGACCCAGAGCCGCGCCGACTGGCGGCAATTGCAGCTCGATCTGCTGAAGGACCATCTGCGGCATGCTTACGAAGGCTCGCCCTACTACCGGGCCGCCTTCGACGCGCAGGGGGTGTCGCCGGGGGACCTGCGCACGCTGGACGATCTGCGGCGCTTCCCCTTCCTGGACAAGGCGACCATCCGCGACCGGCAGGTCGCGGTGCCGCCCTTCGGCGATCTGGTCGCCGTGCCGGAACGGGAGATCGTCTACATCTCCGCCTCCAGCGGGTCGACCGGGGTGCCGACCGCCTCGCCCTTCACCGCCAAGGATTTCGAGGAATGGATCGACTATGAGGCACGGCAGTTCTGGTCGAGCGGCCTGCGGCCGACCGACCGTTATGCCCATGCGCTGAACTTCTCGCTGTTCGTCGGCGGCCCCTGCGTGCTGGGCGCGCAGAAGCTGGGGGCGCTCAGCATCCATGCCGGAACCCTGCCGTCGGAACGGCTGCTGGCGGTGCTGAACCAGTTCAGGGCGACGGCACTGTGGACGACGCCGTCCTATGCCTGGCATCTCGGCGAGACCGCCCAGCGCGAGGGCATCGACCCGGCCCGTGATCTCGCCGTCCGCCGCCTGTTCGTGGCGGGCGAGCCCGGCGGCTCCATCCCGGAGACGCGCGAACGGATCGAGGCGCTGTGGGGGGCGGAGGTCTACGACTATTACGGCCTGTCCGACATCTTCGGCTCCTGCGCCGGCATGTGCGTGGAGAAGGACGGGCTGCATTGGGCCGAGGACCATATCCTGGTCGAGGTGCTGGATCCGGAGACCCTGGAACCGGTGGCGGAGGGCGGGCGAGGCGAACTGGTGCTGACCACCCTGCGCAAGCGCGCGCGCCCGATCATCCGCTTCCGCACCGGCGACATCGTGTCGGTGACGACGCAGCCCTGCCGCTGCGGCCGCACCTCCCTGCGGCTGAAGGGGGTTCATGGGCGGCTCGACGACATGCTGATCGTCAAGGGAGTCAACCTGTTCCCCGGCGACGTTGAGGCGGTGGTGCGCCAGGATCCGGCGCTGACCGGCGAATACCGGCTGGTGCTGGAGCGGATCGAGCGGCTGGACCGCCTGACGGTCGAGGCGGAACACACCCAGGGCTTCAACGGTGATCTGGAAGAGCTGCGGGGCCGGCTGCGCCGCCAGTTGAAAGCTGCAACCGGCGTCGGGGCGGAGGTCGCCCTGCTCGCCCCCGGCACCCTGCCCCGTGCCGTCCACAAGGCCAAACGAATCGACGACCGCCGCCAGCATGTGTGGTCGTGA